In Oryza sativa Japonica Group chromosome 11, ASM3414082v1, the following are encoded in one genomic region:
- the LOC4350917 gene encoding uncharacterized protein isoform X6 has protein sequence MYAVGKFGSFISRSVYTVSGPFHPFGGAVDVVVVQQQDGGGFKSSPWYVRFGKFQGVLKTREKVVTIAVNGVEAGFHMYLDSNGEAYFLRNGEPNLEEGEFAVSPVSSGDERDEAAPPPPLPVQDTQLRKSKSISCDSSTMEANAGDGKILARTSSRRVTILERMFGRKSIKDGPDGVDRVSSLERAEIAAELLDTNWSTNPPRGAKARRSLDEPSKSNLEDPVNGNQVETSKVVSPSCSIDQEKDMGSSNRGSVDSNFFSPQGGTDSLGDENNHYIQTTSVKEEVVEIYTRDSSVSIDGTDQAGIESSSNDPGTDKITSEPIDTQSEKIISEPIETQSEKIISEPIDTQSEKIISEPIETQSEKIISEPIDAQSEKIISEPIEAQSEKIISEPIDTQTEKIISDPIEAQSEKIISEPIDAQTEKIISEPIEAQSEKIISEPIDTQTEKIISDPIDTQSEKIISEPIDTQTEEIISDPIDTQSEMLDNFQDDTGREMHTREVLSHVIFETHAGETNITIGKSEEISQFVTVKTCQDCSDANSPVYETAGLSSEMHDISSITSAQDACQEKVVIVSSYETVETSYNVPDILVDKVCHAVGNPLDDSLQPKEQSGVSIEEIEHVSFEDKPLSYYGASSNIEDMTKLGIQDQQVPVFEDSGSQNSQEFVPDKDICVDTVVNDRSAHIVNDLACNHDFVFPAASSSVEEISNYVPDNHLHDVTKDFIVENKTCNGELNISLVQTSTTGDETTECISPSANIPNKVELQGSQIISDLSSLRKVEAESTTLEDTESRSSSASGVEIKLVPEAIYEPREEAEAVVSFSEFVEEIQFQFSDSESFADRKTTDDAASTKEAGAVEHDESDCDTEQQGGNNTGLGNNLENCSDSSRPETIPVPIPGSEFHSDDNNLEAKSLPNLRSHIHDLERSDSFQLSRSLQSNGENNGVEPVKSTTSDLPIQEPEDTGDSKENFVPPEPTNSAIADNLKIDPFNPCVELSLCRHLLSEGMGEDAACKAFDAEKVTLEKFRAMKQSLIRNNKLVVRIAGRYFPWDAAAPVILGMVSFQEEQSFEPQGMIKVERVEPNAAPGGWRIWPFSFKRTRSVNTVQPVSESTEEASSSAPVKEVERENNKPRAKRMERKVRSLTPTSEELASLDLREGRNVVTFTFSTGMLGKQQVDAHIYLWKWNARIVISDVDGTITKKMDISCFS, from the exons atgtaCGCGGTGGGGAAGTTCGGGAGCTTCATCTCGCGGAGCGTGTACACCGTCTCCGGCCCGTTCCACCCgttcggcggcgcggtggatgtAGTGGTGGTGCAGCAGCAGGACGGCGGCGGGTTCAAGAGCTCGCCGTGGTACGTCCGGTTCGGCAAGTTCCAGGGGGTGCTCAAGACGCGGGAGAAGGTGGTCACCATCGCCGTCAATGGCGTCGAGGCCGGGTTCCACATGTACCTCGACAGCAACGGGGAGGCCTACTTCCTCCGCAACGGGGAGCCCAACCTCGAGGAAGGGGAGTTCGCCGTGTCCCCCGTGTCGTCCGGGGACGAGCGggacgaggcggcgccgccgccaccgctgccggtGCAGGACACGCAGCTCAGGAAGTCGAAGAGCATATCGTGCGATAGCTCCACCATGGAGGCCAATGCCGGGGACGGCAAGATCCTCGCGAGGACGAGCTCGAGGCGGGTTACCATACTCGAGCGGATGTTTGGTCGGAAATCGATCAAGGACGGTCCGGATGGGGTGGATAGGGTGAGCTCGTTAGAGCGTGCCGAGATTGCTGCTGAGCTCCTTGATACCAATTGGTCGACGAATCCGCCACGTGGTGCAAAAGCTCGTAGATCTCTCGATGAGCCTTCCAAGAGTAATTTAGAAGATCCTGTAAATGGTAATCAGGTGGAAACCTCAAAAGTGGTATCGCCGTCATGTAGCATTGATCAGGAGAAAGACATGGGCTCCTCTAATAGAGGCAGTGTGGATAGCAATTTTTTTAGTCCGCAGGGAGGAACAGATAGTTTGGGAGATGAAAACAACCATTATATACAAACAACTAGTGTCAAGGAGGAAGTTGTTGAGATTTACACGCGTGATAGCAGTGTTTCGATTGATGGTACAGACCAGGCAGGAATAGAGTCTTCATCAAATGATCCAGGTACAGATAAAATTACCAGTGAGCCCATTGATACTCAAAGTGAGAAAATTATCAGTGAGCCCATTGAAACGCAAAGTGAGAAAATTATCAGTGAGCCCATTGATACTCAAAGTGAGAAAATTATCAGTGAGCCCATTGAAACGCAAAGTGAGAAAATTATCAGTGAGCCCATTGATGCTCAAAGTGAGAAAATTATCAGTGAGCCCATTGAAGCGCAAAGTGAGAAAATTATCAGTGAGCCCATTGATACTCAAACCGAGAAAATTATCAGTGACCCCATTGAAGCGCAAAGTGAGAAAATTATCAGTGAGCCCATTGATGCTCAAACCGAGAAAATTATCAGTGAGCCCATTGAAGCGCAAAGTGAGAAAATTATCAGTGAGCCCATTGATACTCAAACCGAGAAAATTATCAGTGACCCCATTGATACTCAAAGTGAGAAAATTATCAGTGAGCCCATTGATACTCAAACCGAGGAAATTATCAGTGACCCCATTGATACTCAAAGTGAGATGTTGGATAATTTTCAAGATGACACTGGAAGGGAAATGCACACCAGGGAGGTCCTTTCCCATGTTATTTTTGAAACCCATGCTGGTGAGACAAACATTACCATTGGTAAGAGTGAGGAGATTTCACAGTTTGTCACTGTAAAAACATGCCAAGATTGTTCTGATGCAAATTCACCTGTTTATGAAACTGCAGGTTTGTCAAGTGAAATGCATGACATCTCTTCAATTACTTCTGCTCAAGATGCATGCCAAGAGAAAGTGGTCATTGTCAGCAGCTATGAGACTGTGGAGACCTCATATAATGTGCCTGATATTTTGGTTGACAAAGTTTGTCATGCTGTTGGTAACCCACTGGATGATTCTTTACAGCCCAAAGAGCAGTCGGGAGTCTCCATTGAGGAAATAGAACATGTAAGTTTTGAGGACAAACCACTGTCATATTATGGTGCTTCCAGCAATATTGAAGACATGACTAAGCTGGGTATTCAAGACCAACAGGTGCCAGTCTTTGAGGATTCCGGTTCCCAAAACTCCCAAGAATTTGTTCCAGACAAGGATATTTGTGTGGATACTGTTGTTAATGATCGTAGTGCCCATATAGTAAATGATTTAGCTTGCAATCATGATTTTGTTTTTCCTGCTGCTTCTTCCAGTGTTGAAGAGATATCAAATTATGTGCCTGATAATCATCTTCATGATGTAACAAAGGACTTCATTGTGgaaaataaaacatgcaatGGAGAGCTTAACATTTCCCTTGTCCAAACGTCAACAACGGGAGATGAGACCACAGAATGCATTTCTCCATCAGCTAATATTCCTAATAAAGTAGAACTGCAAGGTTCACAGATTATTTCTGATCTTTCTAGTTTGAGAAAGGTTGAAGCAGAAAGCACCACACTAGAAGATACTGAAAGCAGATCTAGTTCTGCTAGTGGAGTCGAAATTAAGCTTGTGCCTGAGGCTATATACGAGCCAAGGGAAGAAGCAGAAGCAGTTGTTTCATTCTCAGAGTTCGTAGAAGAAATTCAATTTCAGTTTAGTGACAGTGAAAGCTTTGCTGATCGAAAGACCACAGATGATGCTGCATCTACTAAAGAGGCAGGTGCAGTAGAACATGATGAATCTGATTGTGACACAGAACAACAGGGAGGGAATAATACAGGTCTTGGAAATAACCTGGAAAACTGTTCTGATTCATCAAGGCCTGAGACTATCCCTGTTCCTATTCCAGGAAGTGAGTTTCACTCAGATGACAATAATCTGGAGGCTAAATCTCTACCAAATCTCCGCTCTCACATACATGATCTTGAAAGGTCTGACAGTTTTCAGCTAAGCCGCTCACTACAGTCGAACGGTGAAAATAATGGGGTTGAGCCAGTCAAGAGTACAACTTCTGACTTGCCAATTCAGGAACCAGAAGATACTGGTGattcaaaagaaaattttgtCCCACCGGAGCCTACTAACAGCGCAATAGCTGATAACCTGAAAATAGATCCATTCAATCCTTGTGTGG AATTATCCCTATGCAGGCACCTGTTATCAGAAGGCATGGGAGAAGATGCTGCATGCAAAGCATTCGATGCAGAGAAGGTAACCTTAGAGAAGTTTCGTGCCATGAAGCAGTCGCTGATAAGAAACAACAAGCTTGTTGTTAGGATTGCTGGTCGATACTTTCCGTGGGATGCAGCTGCACCTGTCATACTGGGCATGGTTTCTTTTCAGGAGGAACAATCCTTTGAACCCCAAGGTATGATAAAGGTAGAGCGAGTTGAGCCAAATGCAGCACCAGGTGGCTGGAGAATATGGCCATTTTCTTTCAAAAGGACAAGGTCTGTTAACACTGTCCAGCCAGTTTCTGAAAGCACTGAGGAGGCTTCCTCTTCCGCTCCTGTTAAAGAAGTGGAGAGAGAAAACAACAAACCCAGGGCAAAGAGGATGGAGAGAAAAGTGCGTTCGCTCACTCCAACATCTGAGGAGCTAGCATCTCTTGATCTCAGAGAGGGCAGGAACGTGGTAACATTTACCTTCTCAACTGGAATGCTTGGAAAACAGCAG GTAGATGCTCACATATATTTATGGAAATGGAATGCACGCATTGTCATTTCAGATGTTGATGGAACTATCACCAA GAAAATGGATATCAGTTGCTTTTCTTGA
- the LOC4350917 gene encoding probable GPI-anchored adhesin-like protein PGA55 isoform X5: MYAVGKFGSFISRSVYTVSGPFHPFGGAVDVVVVQQQDGGGFKSSPWYVRFGKFQGVLKTREKVVTIAVNGVEAGFHMYLDSNGEAYFLRNGEPNLEEGEFAVSPVSSGDERDEAAPPPPLPVQDTQLRKSKSISCDSSTMEANAGDGKILARTSSRRVTILERMFGRKSIKDGPDGVDRVSSLERAEIAAELLDTNWSTNPPRGAKARRSLDEPSKSNLEDPVNGNQVETSKVVSPSCSIDQEKDMGSSNRGSVDSNFFSPQGGTDSLGDENNHYIQTTSVKEEVVEIYTRDSSVSIDGTDQAGIESSSNDPGTDKITSEPIDTQSEKIISEPIETQSEKIISEPIDTQSEKIISEPIETQSEKIISEPIDAQSEKIISEPIEAQSEKIISEPIDTQTEKIISDPIEAQSEKIISEPIDAQTEKIISEPIEAQSEKIISEPIDTQTEKIISDPIDTQSEKIISEPIDTQTEEIISDPIDTQSEMLDNFQDDTGREMHTREVLSHVIFETHAGETNITIGLSSEMHDISSITSAQDACQEKVVIVSSYETVETSYNVPDILVDKVCHAVGNPLDDSLQPKEQSGVSIEEIEHVSFEDKPLSYYGASSNIEDMTKLGIQDQQVPVFEDSGSQNSQEFVPDKDICVDTVVNDRSAHIVNDLACNHDFVFPAASSSVEEISNYVPDNHLHDVTKDFIVENKTCNGELNISLVQTSTTGDETTECISPSANIPNKVELQGSQIISDLSSLRKVEAESTTLEDTESRSSSASGVEIKLVPEAIYEPREEAEAVVSFSEFVEEIQFQFSDSESFADRKTTDDAASTKEAGAVEHDESDCDTEQQGGNNTGLGNNLENCSDSSRPETIPVPIPGSEFHSDDNNLEAKSLPNLRSHIHDLERSDSFQLSRSLQSNGENNGVEPVKSTTSDLPIQEPEDTGDSKENFVPPEPTNSAIADNLKIDPFNPCVELSLCRHLLSEGMGEDAACKAFDAEKEEQSFEPQGMIKVERVEPNAAPGGWRIWPFSFKRTRSVNTVQPVSESTEEASSSAPVKEVERENNKPRAKRMERKVRSLTPTSEELASLDLREGRNVVTFTFSTGMLGKQQVDAHIYLWKWNARIVISDVDGTITKSDVLGQFMPLVGVDWSQNGVAHLFSAIKENGYQLLFLSARAISQAHLTRQFLFNLKQDGKALPDGPVVISPDGLFPSLYREVIRRAPHEFKISCLGAIKALFPPDSNPFYAGFGNRDTDELSYLKVGIPMGKIFIINPKGEVAVNRRVDTKSYTSLHALVNGMFPPISTSSEQEDYNTWNYWKMPLPAVDI, encoded by the exons atgtaCGCGGTGGGGAAGTTCGGGAGCTTCATCTCGCGGAGCGTGTACACCGTCTCCGGCCCGTTCCACCCgttcggcggcgcggtggatgtAGTGGTGGTGCAGCAGCAGGACGGCGGCGGGTTCAAGAGCTCGCCGTGGTACGTCCGGTTCGGCAAGTTCCAGGGGGTGCTCAAGACGCGGGAGAAGGTGGTCACCATCGCCGTCAATGGCGTCGAGGCCGGGTTCCACATGTACCTCGACAGCAACGGGGAGGCCTACTTCCTCCGCAACGGGGAGCCCAACCTCGAGGAAGGGGAGTTCGCCGTGTCCCCCGTGTCGTCCGGGGACGAGCGggacgaggcggcgccgccgccaccgctgccggtGCAGGACACGCAGCTCAGGAAGTCGAAGAGCATATCGTGCGATAGCTCCACCATGGAGGCCAATGCCGGGGACGGCAAGATCCTCGCGAGGACGAGCTCGAGGCGGGTTACCATACTCGAGCGGATGTTTGGTCGGAAATCGATCAAGGACGGTCCGGATGGGGTGGATAGGGTGAGCTCGTTAGAGCGTGCCGAGATTGCTGCTGAGCTCCTTGATACCAATTGGTCGACGAATCCGCCACGTGGTGCAAAAGCTCGTAGATCTCTCGATGAGCCTTCCAAGAGTAATTTAGAAGATCCTGTAAATGGTAATCAGGTGGAAACCTCAAAAGTGGTATCGCCGTCATGTAGCATTGATCAGGAGAAAGACATGGGCTCCTCTAATAGAGGCAGTGTGGATAGCAATTTTTTTAGTCCGCAGGGAGGAACAGATAGTTTGGGAGATGAAAACAACCATTATATACAAACAACTAGTGTCAAGGAGGAAGTTGTTGAGATTTACACGCGTGATAGCAGTGTTTCGATTGATGGTACAGACCAGGCAGGAATAGAGTCTTCATCAAATGATCCAGGTACAGATAAAATTACCAGTGAGCCCATTGATACTCAAAGTGAGAAAATTATCAGTGAGCCCATTGAAACGCAAAGTGAGAAAATTATCAGTGAGCCCATTGATACTCAAAGTGAGAAAATTATCAGTGAGCCCATTGAAACGCAAAGTGAGAAAATTATCAGTGAGCCCATTGATGCTCAAAGTGAGAAAATTATCAGTGAGCCCATTGAAGCGCAAAGTGAGAAAATTATCAGTGAGCCCATTGATACTCAAACCGAGAAAATTATCAGTGACCCCATTGAAGCGCAAAGTGAGAAAATTATCAGTGAGCCCATTGATGCTCAAACCGAGAAAATTATCAGTGAGCCCATTGAAGCGCAAAGTGAGAAAATTATCAGTGAGCCCATTGATACTCAAACCGAGAAAATTATCAGTGACCCCATTGATACTCAAAGTGAGAAAATTATCAGTGAGCCCATTGATACTCAAACCGAGGAAATTATCAGTGACCCCATTGATACTCAAAGTGAGATGTTGGATAATTTTCAAGATGACACTGGAAGGGAAATGCACACCAGGGAGGTCCTTTCCCATGTTATTTTTGAAACCCATGCTGGTGAGACAAACATTACCATTG GTTTGTCAAGTGAAATGCATGACATCTCTTCAATTACTTCTGCTCAAGATGCATGCCAAGAGAAAGTGGTCATTGTCAGCAGCTATGAGACTGTGGAGACCTCATATAATGTGCCTGATATTTTGGTTGACAAAGTTTGTCATGCTGTTGGTAACCCACTGGATGATTCTTTACAGCCCAAAGAGCAGTCGGGAGTCTCCATTGAGGAAATAGAACATGTAAGTTTTGAGGACAAACCACTGTCATATTATGGTGCTTCCAGCAATATTGAAGACATGACTAAGCTGGGTATTCAAGACCAACAGGTGCCAGTCTTTGAGGATTCCGGTTCCCAAAACTCCCAAGAATTTGTTCCAGACAAGGATATTTGTGTGGATACTGTTGTTAATGATCGTAGTGCCCATATAGTAAATGATTTAGCTTGCAATCATGATTTTGTTTTTCCTGCTGCTTCTTCCAGTGTTGAAGAGATATCAAATTATGTGCCTGATAATCATCTTCATGATGTAACAAAGGACTTCATTGTGgaaaataaaacatgcaatGGAGAGCTTAACATTTCCCTTGTCCAAACGTCAACAACGGGAGATGAGACCACAGAATGCATTTCTCCATCAGCTAATATTCCTAATAAAGTAGAACTGCAAGGTTCACAGATTATTTCTGATCTTTCTAGTTTGAGAAAGGTTGAAGCAGAAAGCACCACACTAGAAGATACTGAAAGCAGATCTAGTTCTGCTAGTGGAGTCGAAATTAAGCTTGTGCCTGAGGCTATATACGAGCCAAGGGAAGAAGCAGAAGCAGTTGTTTCATTCTCAGAGTTCGTAGAAGAAATTCAATTTCAGTTTAGTGACAGTGAAAGCTTTGCTGATCGAAAGACCACAGATGATGCTGCATCTACTAAAGAGGCAGGTGCAGTAGAACATGATGAATCTGATTGTGACACAGAACAACAGGGAGGGAATAATACAGGTCTTGGAAATAACCTGGAAAACTGTTCTGATTCATCAAGGCCTGAGACTATCCCTGTTCCTATTCCAGGAAGTGAGTTTCACTCAGATGACAATAATCTGGAGGCTAAATCTCTACCAAATCTCCGCTCTCACATACATGATCTTGAAAGGTCTGACAGTTTTCAGCTAAGCCGCTCACTACAGTCGAACGGTGAAAATAATGGGGTTGAGCCAGTCAAGAGTACAACTTCTGACTTGCCAATTCAGGAACCAGAAGATACTGGTGattcaaaagaaaattttgtCCCACCGGAGCCTACTAACAGCGCAATAGCTGATAACCTGAAAATAGATCCATTCAATCCTTGTGTGG AATTATCCCTATGCAGGCACCTGTTATCAGAAGGCATGGGAGAAGATGCTGCATGCAAAGCATTCGATGCAGAGAAG GAGGAACAATCCTTTGAACCCCAAGGTATGATAAAGGTAGAGCGAGTTGAGCCAAATGCAGCACCAGGTGGCTGGAGAATATGGCCATTTTCTTTCAAAAGGACAAGGTCTGTTAACACTGTCCAGCCAGTTTCTGAAAGCACTGAGGAGGCTTCCTCTTCCGCTCCTGTTAAAGAAGTGGAGAGAGAAAACAACAAACCCAGGGCAAAGAGGATGGAGAGAAAAGTGCGTTCGCTCACTCCAACATCTGAGGAGCTAGCATCTCTTGATCTCAGAGAGGGCAGGAACGTGGTAACATTTACCTTCTCAACTGGAATGCTTGGAAAACAGCAG GTAGATGCTCACATATATTTATGGAAATGGAATGCACGCATTGTCATTTCAGATGTTGATGGAACTATCACCAA gtCTGATGTTCTTGGCCAGTTCATGCCGCTGGTTGGTGTTGATTGGTCTCAAAATGGTGTTGCACATTTATTTTCTGCAATAAAG GAAAATGGATATCAGTTGCTTTTCTTGAGTGCGCGTGCTATTTCACAAGCTCACCTGACAAGGCAGTTTCTTTTCAACCTTAAGCAG GATGGAAAAGCTCTTCCTGATGGCCCTGTTGTGATATCTCCTGATGGGCTATTTCCATCACTTTACAGAGAAG TTATCAGACGAGCTCCTCACGAATTCAAGATCTCATGCCTAGGG GCTATCAAAGCACTATTTCCTCCTGACTCAAATCCATTCTATGCTGGATTTGGAAATAGAGATACAGATGAGCTTAGTTACCTCAAGGTTGGGATTCCTATGGGCaaaatttttattataaatccCAAG GGTGAAGTTGCGGTGAATCGTCGAGTAGATACAAAATCATACACATCCCTCCATGCTCTTGTCAATGGGATGTTCCCTCCGATATCAACGTCATCTGAGCAG GAGGACTACAATACTTGGAATTACTGGAAAATGCCGTTACCTGCTGTTGATATTTGA